The following are encoded together in the Aciduricibacillus chroicocephali genome:
- a CDS encoding zinc metallopeptidase, translating to MGSIGGYLVYFAALMIIPLWAQSKVKNAYRKYSQVANSSDLTGAQVARKILDDNGLYDVAIEEVQGQLSDHYDPRSKVVRLSTDNYHGASMAASAIAAHEVGHAIQDAQDYAFLRFRHALVPVANLGSNFAYLLIFAGLILQLTQLALVGIVFMGAAVLFQLVTLPVEFDASNRAMAQLVSTGIIRNSEERETKKVLNAAALTYVAAALVAVLELVRFVLMFLGSNDD from the coding sequence ATGGGAAGCATTGGTGGATATCTAGTATATTTCGCCGCCCTTATGATCATCCCACTTTGGGCTCAATCCAAAGTCAAAAATGCGTACAGAAAGTATTCGCAAGTCGCAAACTCTTCAGATTTGACAGGAGCTCAAGTAGCGAGAAAGATTCTTGATGATAATGGTCTGTATGACGTTGCAATTGAAGAAGTACAAGGACAGCTGTCCGATCACTATGATCCGCGCAGCAAGGTAGTCAGATTGTCTACTGACAACTATCACGGAGCGTCAATGGCTGCATCTGCCATTGCCGCACATGAGGTCGGACATGCTATTCAGGATGCACAGGATTATGCATTCTTGCGTTTCAGGCATGCCCTAGTACCGGTTGCGAATCTTGGTTCCAATTTCGCTTATTTGTTGATATTTGCCGGTTTGATCTTACAACTGACTCAGCTTGCTCTTGTTGGTATCGTTTTCATGGGCGCTGCTGTCTTGTTCCAACTCGTAACATTGCCAGTTGAATTTGATGCATCTAACCGTGCCATGGCACAACTTGTTTCAACAGGGATCATCCGCAATAGCGAAGAAAGAGAAACGAAGAAAGTTCTGAATGCAGCAGCATTAACGTATGTTGCAGCAGCACTTGTCGCAGTACTTGAACTTGTCCGTTTCGTTCTGATGTTCCTCGGCAGCAATGACGACTAA
- a CDS encoding DUF1405 domain-containing protein: MNLLKDFLFHRTVIWLLFWVNLAGTFYGFWWYRYQLAETPLIFQLFVPDSPTASLFITLVLLAFLYGRSIPYIEALAVVSLFKYGVWAVVMNMLMLIQQGSLGWQGYMLMISHGAMAVEAVLFAAFYTYRLKHLVVGAIWVLHNDIIDYVFGMMPIYGSLMIHINEIGYFTFWLSTLSIAVGWKLCRKREKLDAIS, encoded by the coding sequence ATGAATTTACTGAAAGATTTTTTATTTCATCGTACTGTTATATGGCTGCTTTTCTGGGTCAATCTTGCTGGAACTTTTTATGGTTTTTGGTGGTATCGATATCAACTGGCAGAAACGCCCCTTATTTTTCAGCTCTTTGTCCCGGACAGTCCAACCGCGAGTTTATTCATTACTTTAGTTTTACTCGCTTTTTTATATGGGCGAAGCATTCCGTATATCGAAGCATTAGCTGTCGTATCTTTATTTAAATACGGTGTTTGGGCTGTTGTCATGAACATGCTTATGCTCATTCAACAGGGAAGTCTCGGATGGCAAGGTTATATGTTAATGATTTCTCATGGCGCTATGGCTGTCGAAGCTGTTTTATTTGCAGCATTTTATACATACCGGCTAAAACATCTTGTTGTAGGGGCTATTTGGGTACTGCATAATGACATCATTGACTATGTATTTGGCATGATGCCCATTTATGGATCACTTATGATTCATATAAATGAAATCGGTTATTTCACATTCTGGCTAAGTACATTATCCATTGCAGTCGGCTGGAAGCTATGCCGCAAACGTGAAAAATTGGACGCCATATCTTAG
- a CDS encoding DUF2487 family protein, with amino-acid sequence MKWVRQDAKRYLEAKEFIDTAVIPLIPLDISHEDGISKTALYQETTQIFTSELEKELAGRVMLFPAYVYLPNEETDSVRLQRWVDSAQENGFKHVFLTTFDSSWRKHAKNMSGELVWLPCPTEMDMETEEFGQSAKGLAREVIRLMREVWN; translated from the coding sequence ATGAAGTGGGTAAGACAAGATGCAAAACGTTACCTAGAAGCAAAGGAGTTTATCGATACGGCTGTAATTCCATTAATTCCGCTTGATATTTCGCATGAAGACGGAATTTCTAAAACAGCTCTCTATCAGGAAACGACTCAGATTTTCACAAGTGAACTGGAAAAGGAGTTAGCAGGAAGGGTTATGCTTTTTCCAGCCTATGTTTATTTGCCGAACGAAGAAACTGATTCCGTTCGCTTGCAAAGATGGGTGGACAGCGCCCAGGAGAATGGGTTTAAGCATGTCTTTCTAACGACATTCGATTCGTCATGGAGGAAGCATGCAAAGAACATGAGTGGTGAGCTAGTCTGGCTCCCTTGTCCGACTGAAATGGATATGGAAACAGAGGAATTCGGGCAATCAGCAAAGGGGCTCGCGAGAGAAGTAATAAGGCTGATGAGAGAGGTATGGAATTAA
- a CDS encoding sporulation protein YpjB, with protein sequence MGKLIKKHRWSIILAILGISAIVIFNFSSNEGKDVQETSYMPARTFEMMPLLWITGIVGGCIAITLTYVSWKKFRAQRRKKAD encoded by the coding sequence TTGGGCAAGCTGATAAAAAAACACCGCTGGTCGATCATTTTGGCAATCCTGGGGATTTCGGCAATCGTAATATTTAATTTTTCCTCGAATGAGGGGAAGGATGTTCAAGAAACTTCCTACATGCCAGCAAGAACCTTTGAAATGATGCCGTTATTATGGATTACTGGTATAGTCGGCGGTTGTATCGCAATAACATTAACTTATGTCAGTTGGAAGAAGTTCAGGGCACAGCGAAGAAAAAAAGCAGATTAA
- the qcrB gene encoding menaquinol-cytochrome c reductase cytochrome b subunit — MLQKMYDWIDERVDVAPIWRDIADHEVPEHVNPAHHFSAFVYCFGGLTFFVVVIQILSGMFLMMYYVPDIENAWKSVYYLQSQVAHGQIVRGMHHWGASVVIVMLLLHTMRVFFQGAYKKPRELNWIVGVLLFFIMLGLGFTGYLLPWDNKAFFATQVGLDIAGQVPLIGGYLKTLLAGDPNIIGAATLTRFFAIHVFFLPAGLFALMAVHFILIRKQGISGPL, encoded by the coding sequence ATGCTCCAGAAGATGTACGACTGGATCGATGAACGAGTCGATGTCGCGCCGATCTGGCGGGATATTGCCGATCATGAAGTACCCGAGCATGTAAACCCAGCGCATCATTTTTCCGCTTTCGTGTACTGTTTTGGAGGACTTACATTTTTTGTAGTTGTCATCCAGATTCTTTCTGGCATGTTTCTAATGATGTATTATGTGCCAGACATTGAAAACGCCTGGAAATCAGTCTATTACTTGCAGTCACAAGTAGCTCATGGACAGATTGTAAGGGGAATGCACCATTGGGGTGCAAGCGTTGTCATTGTCATGCTTCTATTACATACGATGCGAGTGTTTTTCCAGGGTGCCTACAAAAAGCCTAGAGAACTCAACTGGATTGTAGGAGTGCTTTTGTTCTTTATTATGCTGGGACTTGGTTTTACGGGCTATCTATTGCCGTGGGACAACAAGGCATTTTTTGCAACTCAAGTTGGACTTGACATAGCTGGACAGGTGCCTCTAATCGGAGGATATTTGAAAACATTGCTAGCCGGTGATCCAAACATCATTGGTGCTGCAACACTTACTCGTTTCTTTGCAATTCATGTTTTCTTCCTGCCTGCAGGTCTATTTGCACTTATGGCAGTCCATTTTATCCTGATTCGCAAACAAGGTATTTCCGGGCCGCTTTAA
- a CDS encoding menaquinol-cytochrome c reductase cytochrome b/c subunit has protein sequence MKKGKGMKFVGDSRIKADSEPFIPKDYSEYPGRTEAFWPNFLLKEWLVGAVFLVGFLCLTIAHPSPLEGLADPTSSTYIPLPDWYFLFLYQLLKYNYASGPFVLFGILILPGLAFGGLLLAPFLDKGPGRRPPQRPIAVAMMILALAACSWLTYESVAHVDWEARAEANKPIPPGEKVEINTDDPGYEVFKNSCASCHGAELEGGGAAPSLIGIEQTPEEIADIAKNGIGSMPPGVFKGSDQELKQLVDFIASVNGEAK, from the coding sequence ATGAAAAAGGGAAAAGGAATGAAATTCGTTGGCGATTCCCGTATCAAGGCGGACAGCGAACCGTTTATCCCGAAAGACTATTCCGAGTATCCGGGAAGAACAGAAGCGTTCTGGCCAAACTTCCTCTTAAAAGAATGGCTCGTCGGTGCAGTTTTCCTTGTAGGTTTTCTCTGCTTGACCATTGCGCACCCTTCACCGCTTGAAGGACTTGCCGACCCGACATCATCGACTTATATTCCACTTCCGGACTGGTATTTCCTATTCTTGTATCAGTTATTAAAATATAACTATGCGAGTGGTCCATTTGTTCTATTCGGCATTCTAATTTTACCTGGTCTTGCTTTTGGCGGTTTACTGCTGGCACCATTCCTTGACAAAGGACCTGGACGCCGTCCACCACAGCGTCCGATTGCAGTCGCTATGATGATTCTTGCTCTGGCGGCATGCAGCTGGCTTACTTATGAGTCTGTTGCTCATGTTGACTGGGAAGCACGTGCTGAGGCGAATAAACCAATTCCTCCAGGGGAGAAGGTCGAAATCAATACGGATGATCCGGGATATGAAGTATTTAAAAACAGTTGTGCTTCTTGTCACGGAGCCGAGCTTGAAGGCGGTGGAGCAGCTCCAAGCCTGATTGGTATTGAGCAAACTCCTGAAGAAATTGCGGATATTGCGAAAAATGGTATTGGCAGTATGCCTCCAGGCGTATTTAAAGGTTCAGATCAAGAACTGAAACAGCTAGTTGATTTCATCGCTTCTGTAAATGGAGAAGCAAAATAA
- a CDS encoding ubiquinol-cytochrome c reductase iron-sulfur subunit, with protein sequence MSEERQRVSRRQFLNYTLTGVGGFMAAGMIVPMLRMAVDPVLKATDSGGFTNVKLAVDDITTTPKRVDWTIDQVDAWYESEVSKSAWVFKDDKGKIVALSPICKHLGCVVTWEGDDKFKNEFYCPCHGGRYYKDGTNVPHTPPNAPLDYYEQKVKDGMLYLGNTIER encoded by the coding sequence ATGAGCGAAGAAAGGCAAAGAGTGTCCCGACGTCAATTCCTCAACTACACTTTGACAGGTGTCGGCGGCTTTATGGCGGCAGGGATGATTGTTCCTATGTTGCGTATGGCTGTTGATCCGGTGCTGAAGGCGACTGATTCCGGAGGGTTCACAAACGTTAAATTGGCTGTAGATGATATTACAACCACACCGAAGCGCGTTGACTGGACAATCGATCAGGTAGATGCCTGGTATGAATCGGAAGTTAGCAAGTCGGCTTGGGTATTCAAGGATGATAAGGGTAAAATCGTTGCCCTTTCACCGATCTGTAAACACCTTGGCTGTGTCGTTACTTGGGAAGGTGATGACAAATTTAAAAATGAGTTTTATTGTCCTTGTCATGGCGGAAGATATTACAAAGATGGAACGAATGTTCCACATACGCCGCCTAATGCTCCACTGGATTACTACGAGCAGAAAGTCAAAGACGGTATGCTGTACCTTGGCAATACAATAGAAAGATAG